A genomic window from Sphingomonas taxi includes:
- a CDS encoding extensin family protein, protein MIAAVFQYLRLIGTVMVLTLLAACGRTERPAPTRESIATVSARQTAQCLADLRTMGVGYRSLPDKDFGNGCGLSGAVQLLDIGVPVTGITAIRCGEARAFSGWVRNALAPAAYQILGSELASVQGMGSYACRNVIGTRRGGDRRSGHAIANAVDVGGVTLKDGRRVTILNDWTSPDPQVQRFLSTIHASACKRFGTVLSPAYNAAHRNHLHLEDDRAGMCR, encoded by the coding sequence ATGATCGCGGCTGTGTTCCAGTATTTGCGTCTCATCGGCACCGTGATGGTCCTGACCCTGCTCGCCGCCTGCGGCCGGACCGAACGTCCCGCCCCGACGCGCGAATCGATCGCCACCGTCTCCGCGCGGCAGACCGCGCAATGCCTCGCCGACCTGCGCACGATGGGGGTCGGCTATCGTTCGCTGCCCGACAAGGATTTCGGCAACGGCTGCGGCCTGTCGGGCGCGGTGCAGTTGCTCGACATCGGCGTGCCGGTGACCGGCATCACCGCGATCCGCTGCGGCGAGGCGCGTGCCTTTTCCGGCTGGGTGCGCAACGCGCTGGCGCCGGCGGCGTATCAGATCCTCGGGAGCGAGCTCGCCAGCGTGCAGGGTATGGGCAGCTATGCATGCCGCAACGTCATCGGCACGCGCCGTGGTGGCGACCGGCGGTCGGGCCATGCGATCGCCAATGCGGTCGACGTCGGCGGCGTCACGCTCAAGGACGGGCGGCGGGTGACGATCCTCAATGACTGGACCTCGCCCGACCCGCAGGTGCAGCGCTTCCTGTCGACGATCCACGCCTCGGCCTGCAAGCGCTTCGGCACGGTGCTGTCGCCGGCCTATAATGCGGCGCATCGCAACCACTTGCACCTCGAGGACGATCGTGCCGGAATGTGCCGCTGA
- a CDS encoding TIGR00730 family Rossman fold protein — MTDTRLPERVFPRASQDAASAQQAISTPQTEHPAYKLAFQDMDFLLREDLRPVRFQLELLKPELLLEEAKIASTFVMYGSARIPEPAKAQAMLDIASDDTARAIAERLVAKSRYYDVARELAQIASRVPRDQHGMRQFVVCSGGGPSIMEAANRGATDVGAESIGLNIVLPHEQAPNPYVTPSLSFQFHYFALRKMHFLLRARALAAFPGGFGTFDELFELLTLIQTGKIKPIPVLLFGREFWEKVVNFQALVDEGVVSQRDLGIFTYVETAEEAWDVVRAFYEEQAKKDG; from the coding sequence ATGACCGATACACGCCTTCCCGAACGGGTCTTCCCCCGCGCCAGCCAGGACGCCGCCAGCGCGCAGCAGGCGATCTCGACGCCGCAGACAGAACATCCCGCCTACAAGCTCGCCTTCCAGGACATGGACTTCCTGTTGCGCGAGGATTTGCGTCCCGTCCGCTTCCAGCTCGAGCTGCTCAAGCCCGAATTGCTGCTCGAGGAGGCGAAGATCGCCTCGACCTTCGTGATGTACGGCTCGGCGCGCATCCCCGAGCCGGCCAAGGCGCAGGCGATGCTCGACATCGCCAGCGACGACACCGCGCGCGCGATCGCCGAGCGCCTCGTCGCCAAGAGCCGCTATTACGACGTTGCGCGCGAACTGGCGCAGATCGCCAGCCGCGTGCCGCGCGACCAGCACGGCATGCGTCAGTTCGTCGTCTGCTCGGGCGGCGGCCCGTCGATCATGGAGGCCGCCAACCGCGGCGCGACCGACGTCGGCGCCGAATCGATCGGCCTCAACATCGTATTGCCGCACGAACAGGCCCCCAATCCGTACGTCACGCCGTCGCTGAGCTTCCAGTTCCACTATTTCGCGCTGCGCAAGATGCACTTCCTGCTGCGCGCCCGCGCGCTCGCGGCGTTCCCGGGCGGCTTCGGCACGTTCGACGAGCTGTTCGAACTGCTGACGCTGATCCAGACCGGCAAGATCAAGCCGATTCCCGTGCTGCTGTTCGGCCGCGAGTTCTGGGAAAAGGTCGTCAATTTCCAGGCGCTGGTCGACGAGGGCGTCGTCAGCCAGCGCGACCTCGGCATCTTCACCTATGTCGAGACCGCCGAAGAGGCATGGGACGTGGTCCGCGCCTTCTACGAGGAACAGGCGAAGAAGGACGGGTAA
- a CDS encoding c-type cytochrome: MDNRTNTIAGWTLAACGIALGLSIVGGMAFHSERPEKPGYAIEGVEAEGGAGGAAAEVPIATLLPTADVAKGAEVFKKCAACHTVTQGGANGIGPNLYGTLGEGIGQGKGGFAFSDALKGVGGNWDFDKMNAWLTSPRKFAPGTKMTFAGLGNPQDRANVIAYLNSQGSNLPLPAAPAAGAAAAKPDAKAPEGKDSVTNTDAVNNLGNTGTPASGAPSVDPNAAKEGAKAGK; the protein is encoded by the coding sequence ATGGATAACCGCACCAACACGATCGCCGGGTGGACGCTGGCAGCCTGCGGGATTGCGCTCGGTCTGTCGATCGTCGGCGGCATGGCCTTCCACAGCGAACGCCCCGAAAAGCCCGGCTATGCCATCGAAGGCGTCGAAGCCGAGGGCGGGGCGGGCGGCGCTGCCGCCGAAGTGCCGATCGCCACGCTGCTGCCGACCGCCGACGTCGCCAAGGGTGCGGAAGTGTTCAAGAAGTGCGCGGCCTGTCACACCGTGACGCAGGGCGGCGCCAATGGCATCGGTCCGAACCTGTACGGTACGCTCGGCGAGGGCATCGGTCAGGGCAAGGGTGGCTTCGCCTTCTCCGACGCGCTGAAGGGCGTCGGCGGCAATTGGGACTTCGACAAGATGAACGCGTGGCTGACCAGCCCGCGCAAGTTCGCGCCTGGCACCAAGATGACCTTCGCCGGCCTCGGCAATCCGCAGGATCGCGCCAACGTGATCGCCTATCTCAATTCGCAGGGTTCGAACCTGCCGCTGCCCGCCGCGCCGGCGGCCGGGGCTGCCGCGGCCAAGCCCGATGCCAAGGCGCCGGAAGGCAAGGATTCGGTGACCAACACCGATGCGGTCAACAACCTCGGCAACACCGGCACGCCGGCATCGGGCGCGCCGTCGGTCGATCCCAACGCCGCCAAGGAAGGCGCCAAGGCAGGGAAGTAA
- a CDS encoding prephenate dehydratase, with translation METYAAPARPIVAAMTAAAAAAPERAVAFQGAPGANSHVAVTEAFPDGLPLPCFTFEDAIDAVRDGRADCAMIPIENSLHGRVADIHFLLPESGLVITGEHFLPIRHALMGSGSRDEVEEAMSHPQALGQCRHWLKAHGIHQVSYPDTAGAAAYVAERGDPRIAALAPPGAAALYGLNLLGVDIADADHNTTRFVVLARGGKPPVGDGPWMTTLIFEVKNVPAALYKAMGGFATNGVNMTKLESYQRSGTFAATEFYADIEGKPGDPAVDNALEELGFHSKWLRLLGTYRRARERG, from the coding sequence ATGGAGACCTACGCCGCCCCCGCCCGCCCGATCGTCGCCGCGATGACCGCCGCCGCCGCCGCCGCCCCCGAGCGCGCGGTCGCCTTCCAGGGCGCGCCCGGCGCCAACAGCCATGTCGCGGTCACCGAGGCCTTCCCCGACGGCCTGCCGTTGCCCTGCTTCACCTTCGAGGATGCGATCGACGCGGTGCGCGACGGCCGCGCCGATTGCGCGATGATCCCGATCGAGAATTCGCTGCACGGCCGCGTCGCCGACATCCATTTCCTACTGCCGGAATCGGGGCTGGTCATCACCGGCGAGCATTTCCTGCCGATCCGCCACGCGCTGATGGGCTCCGGCAGCCGCGACGAGGTCGAGGAGGCGATGAGCCATCCGCAGGCGCTCGGCCAGTGCCGTCACTGGCTGAAGGCGCACGGCATCCATCAGGTCTCCTATCCCGACACCGCCGGCGCCGCGGCCTATGTCGCCGAGCGCGGCGACCCGCGCATCGCCGCGCTGGCGCCGCCGGGCGCGGCGGCGCTGTACGGGCTCAACCTGCTCGGCGTCGACATCGCCGACGCGGACCACAATACGACCCGCTTCGTCGTGCTGGCGCGCGGCGGCAAGCCGCCGGTCGGCGACGGCCCGTGGATGACGACGCTGATCTTCGAGGTGAAGAACGTCCCCGCCGCGCTGTACAAGGCGATGGGCGGCTTCGCGACCAACGGCGTCAACATGACCAAGCTGGAAAGCTACCAGCGATCGGGGACGTTCGCCGCGACCGAATTCTACGCGGACATCGAGGGCAAGCCCGGCGATCCGGCGGTCGACAATGCGCTGGAGGAACTGGGCTTCCACTCCAAATGGCTGCGGCTGCTGGGGACGTACCGCCGCGCGCGGGAGCGGGGTTGA
- a CDS encoding HAD family hydrolase, producing MQPTAYPPETLRRIAIYDLDRTITRAPTWTPFLLHAVLRHALWRLALLPVVLGAAALKGAGLIHRDRLKQVMHRAALGTLSPARAERLAAGWLVRFGPAQIRRKARAQIAADRAAGYRIVVATAAYRFYAEAIARDIAADALIATATAIDARGHLLPRIAGGNCYGPAKRAMIEAWLAAEGIDRAAAYVRVYSDHVSDVPSFDWADEAIAVNPHAALRRVAAKRGWRIVDWND from the coding sequence ATGCAGCCGACAGCTTACCCTCCTGAAACGCTTCGACGAATCGCGATCTACGACCTTGACCGGACGATCACCCGCGCGCCGACCTGGACGCCGTTCCTGCTCCATGCGGTGCTGCGTCACGCGCTGTGGCGGCTGGCGCTGCTGCCGGTCGTGCTCGGCGCCGCCGCGCTAAAGGGCGCAGGGCTGATCCACCGCGACCGGTTGAAGCAGGTAATGCACCGCGCCGCGCTCGGCACGCTGTCACCGGCGCGGGCGGAGCGGCTCGCGGCGGGCTGGCTCGTCCGCTTCGGTCCGGCGCAGATCCGCCGCAAGGCGCGCGCGCAGATCGCCGCCGACCGCGCCGCCGGCTATCGCATCGTCGTCGCCACCGCCGCCTATCGCTTCTATGCCGAGGCGATCGCGCGCGACATCGCCGCCGACGCGCTGATCGCCACCGCCACCGCGATCGACGCGCGCGGCCACCTGCTGCCGCGGATCGCGGGCGGCAATTGCTACGGCCCCGCCAAGCGCGCGATGATCGAGGCCTGGCTGGCGGCGGAGGGCATCGACCGCGCCGCCGCATACGTCCGCGTCTATTCGGACCATGTCTCCGACGTGCCCAGCTTCGACTGGGCGGACGAGGCGATCGCGGTCAACCCGCACGCAGCGCTGCGCCGCGTCGCCGCGAAGCGCGGCTGGCGGATCGTCGACTGGAACGACTGA
- a CDS encoding nucleotidyltransferase family protein, producing the protein MSFNALVLAGSRGGVDPLADYAGVTDKALIRIGGATMLERVIVALRAAGAAQIAVSANAPAVRAEALRLGAEPIDAAAGPSLSTLQGLRALGAPLLVTTADHALLRPEWITDFLADAPADADVAALLARRDTVERDAPPTRRTYLRFADGGWSGCNLFLLRTPAAEAAVGLWMSVERDRKRPWRIVWRLGPGTLLLYVTGRLTLDAALARLGALVGVRAAAVAARHGLAAVDVDKPADLDLVRGLVERS; encoded by the coding sequence ATGAGCTTCAACGCCCTGGTACTGGCGGGATCGCGTGGCGGCGTCGATCCGCTGGCGGACTATGCCGGCGTGACGGACAAGGCGCTGATCCGGATCGGCGGCGCGACGATGCTGGAACGCGTGATCGTCGCGTTGCGCGCGGCGGGCGCGGCGCAGATCGCGGTGTCCGCCAATGCCCCGGCGGTGCGGGCGGAGGCGCTGCGGCTGGGCGCCGAGCCGATCGATGCGGCGGCGGGGCCGAGCCTCAGCACGTTGCAGGGGCTGCGCGCGCTCGGCGCGCCGTTGCTGGTCACCACCGCCGATCACGCACTGCTGCGGCCCGAATGGATCACCGACTTCCTCGCCGATGCGCCGGCCGACGCGGATGTCGCCGCGCTGCTCGCGCGCCGCGACACGGTCGAGCGGGACGCGCCGCCTACGCGCCGTACCTATCTGCGCTTCGCCGATGGCGGCTGGTCGGGGTGCAACCTGTTCCTGTTGCGCACTCCCGCGGCGGAGGCGGCGGTCGGCCTATGGATGTCGGTCGAGCGGGACCGCAAGCGACCTTGGCGGATCGTCTGGCGTCTGGGGCCGGGGACGCTGCTGCTCTATGTCACCGGGCGGCTAACGCTCGATGCGGCGCTGGCGCGGCTGGGCGCGCTGGTCGGGGTGCGGGCGGCGGCGGTGGCGGCGCGGCACGGGCTGGCCGCGGTCGACGTCGACAAGCCGGCGGACCTCGATCTGGTGCGCGGGCTGGTCGAGCGGAGCTGA
- a CDS encoding diacylglycerol/lipid kinase family protein, which produces MATRIDGRLPVGQTLAGRVGDVLCRRNALADAPRTGRLPTPRAPVPAPAPLRVGVIANGRSHRNLKQGMRLDHWPDVSYAAPDTFEALEETLRDYAARDIGLLVVNGGDGTLRDVMTAAAQVFETLPAMAIIPSGKTNALALDLGIPDDWTVRDAIAAARAGRFVQRAPVEILRGQDKRPAARGFLLGMGGFVRATELAQSTHRVGAFNGVAVALSLGWSMAQTMFGGADNEWRRGTTIRIGEDGRAPVTRQLYLLLASTLERMPVGLKPFGRPRPGLKLLTVDAPPRHLFRMLSPILTGTTGSPAVAKGFARTDPHQLRVTADEGFILDGELFAGGDLTIRAGAPIRFAAP; this is translated from the coding sequence TTGGCGACTCGGATTGATGGACGATTGCCGGTCGGGCAGACGCTGGCGGGCCGCGTCGGCGACGTGCTGTGCCGCCGCAATGCGCTGGCGGATGCGCCGCGCACCGGTCGCCTGCCGACGCCCCGCGCGCCGGTCCCCGCGCCCGCGCCGCTGCGCGTCGGCGTGATCGCCAACGGGCGGAGCCATCGCAACCTCAAGCAGGGCATGCGGCTCGATCACTGGCCCGACGTCTCCTATGCCGCGCCCGACACGTTCGAGGCGCTGGAAGAGACGCTGCGCGATTATGCGGCGCGCGACATCGGGCTGCTGGTGGTCAATGGCGGCGACGGCACGTTGCGCGACGTGATGACCGCGGCGGCGCAGGTGTTCGAGACGCTGCCGGCGATGGCGATCATCCCGTCGGGCAAAACCAATGCGCTGGCGCTCGACCTCGGCATTCCCGACGACTGGACGGTGCGCGACGCGATCGCGGCGGCACGCGCCGGGCGCTTCGTGCAGCGGGCGCCGGTCGAGATCCTGCGGGGGCAGGACAAACGGCCCGCGGCGCGCGGTTTCCTGCTCGGCATGGGCGGCTTCGTCCGCGCCACCGAGCTGGCGCAGAGCACGCATCGCGTCGGCGCGTTCAACGGCGTCGCGGTGGCGCTGTCGCTCGGCTGGAGCATGGCGCAGACGATGTTCGGCGGTGCCGACAACGAATGGCGACGCGGCACGACGATCCGCATCGGCGAGGACGGTCGTGCGCCGGTGACGCGGCAGCTCTATCTGCTGCTCGCCTCGACGCTGGAGCGGATGCCGGTCGGGCTGAAGCCGTTCGGGCGGCCGCGGCCGGGGCTCAAGCTGCTGACGGTCGACGCGCCGCCGCGCCACCTGTTTAGGATGCTGTCGCCGATCCTGACCGGCACGACGGGCAGTCCGGCGGTCGCCAAGGGCTTCGCGCGCACCGATCCGCACCAGCTCCGCGTCACCGCGGACGAGGGCTTCATCCTCGACGGCGAGCTGTTCGCCGGCGGCGACCTGACCATCCGGGCGGGAGCGCCGATCCGGTTCGCCGCCCCGTGA
- a CDS encoding lipopolysaccharide biosynthesis protein translates to MSPEIPDAGIEAGMFPGGPMRAIARNLGWMLASRGVLAVLSLVYLAIVTRTLGVSGFGRFALITGASQALATVVGFQTWQIIVRYGTEHLAPGGETRLARLFKACGLLDLASAILGVILAAVIIRIWGEPLGVRPVHMRATMLFTIAQLLSIRSTPLGILRLRDRFSFAAAADSVTPVMRLLGAVTAAIFVPSVSGFLVAWGLAEVLTAAAYWAALARTGDLKLLFARGVGVRDVVVDHPGIIRFSLATNASSSLGLSSKQIPLLLVGGTVGTASAGAFRLALQLAQALTKVSQLLARAAFPEIVRAVAAGGLARVRRMILRSFLMATIVGAVAFLLVVLLGHPVLTLMGGKEFGRAYPILLWLAAAGCIDLVTVGFEPLLLAANRIGATFIARVVGIVALFAVSFWLSPSLEVIGVSIAVLVNALVVAILLGLATQSLLRVKPTDRARV, encoded by the coding sequence GTGAGTCCTGAAATACCGGATGCCGGGATCGAGGCGGGCATGTTCCCCGGCGGGCCGATGCGCGCGATCGCGCGCAACCTCGGCTGGATGCTGGCGAGCCGCGGCGTGCTCGCGGTGCTCAGCCTCGTCTATCTGGCGATCGTCACGCGCACGCTCGGCGTGTCGGGCTTCGGCCGCTTCGCGCTGATCACCGGCGCGAGCCAGGCGCTCGCCACCGTCGTCGGCTTCCAGACGTGGCAGATCATCGTCCGCTACGGCACCGAGCATCTCGCCCCCGGCGGCGAGACGCGGCTGGCGCGGCTGTTCAAGGCGTGCGGGCTGCTCGATCTCGCCAGCGCGATCCTCGGCGTGATCCTCGCCGCGGTCATCATCCGCATCTGGGGCGAGCCGCTCGGCGTGCGCCCGGTCCATATGCGCGCGACGATGCTGTTCACGATCGCCCAATTGCTGTCGATCCGCTCGACCCCGCTCGGCATCCTGCGGCTGCGCGACCGCTTCTCCTTCGCCGCCGCGGCGGACAGCGTGACGCCGGTGATGCGGCTGCTCGGCGCGGTCACCGCGGCGATCTTCGTTCCTTCGGTCAGTGGTTTCCTCGTCGCCTGGGGGCTGGCCGAGGTGCTGACCGCCGCGGCCTATTGGGCGGCGCTGGCGCGGACCGGCGACCTCAAACTGCTGTTCGCGCGTGGCGTCGGGGTGCGCGACGTCGTCGTCGACCATCCCGGCATCATCCGCTTCTCGCTCGCCACCAACGCCAGTTCGTCGCTCGGCCTGTCGAGCAAGCAGATCCCGCTGCTGCTCGTCGGCGGCACCGTCGGCACCGCCTCGGCGGGCGCGTTCCGGCTCGCGCTGCAACTGGCGCAGGCGCTGACCAAGGTGTCGCAATTGCTCGCCCGCGCCGCCTTTCCGGAAATCGTGCGCGCGGTCGCCGCGGGCGGACTCGCGCGGGTGCGGCGGATGATCCTGCGCTCGTTCCTGATGGCGACCATCGTCGGCGCGGTCGCCTTCCTGCTCGTCGTGCTGCTCGGCCATCCGGTGCTGACGCTGATGGGCGGCAAGGAGTTCGGCCGCGCCTATCCGATCCTGCTGTGGCTCGCCGCGGCGGGGTGTATCGATCTCGTCACCGTCGGCTTCGAGCCGCTGCTGCTCGCCGCCAACCGGATCGGCGCGACCTTCATCGCGCGCGTCGTCGGCATCGTCGCGCTGTTCGCGGTGAGCTTCTGGCTGAGCCCATCACTGGAGGTGATCGGCGTGTCGATCGCGGTGCTGGTCAACGCGCTGGTCGTCGCGATCCTGCTCGGGCTGGCGACGCAATCCCTGCTGCGAGTGAAACCAACCGATCGGGCGCGAGTTTGA
- a CDS encoding CDP-alcohol phosphatidyltransferase family protein: MVANLSTPPTVVPVGDNPVPIWGMTNAERLRRMAVARKLPFGEAAGGDVLLANLAFAFDPSWLPHLLGLPGTVMTRAGVPVLAHVAADQAERVRAAMLADRPLAAEGLAVIEAEDENGIFNEALRKRERPFAERLTPASVPAIERASYTGAYKGVTDLLTKYLWPEWALWLTRLCARAGISPNQVTAIGSVLCIIATVAFWYGWFWSGLAIGLVFMVLDTVDGKLARCTITSSALGNAWDHGVDLVHPPFWWWAWATGCVAYGRPLDHDTFVAVIAAMLFGYVAQRLIEGAFIAKFGMHIHVWERFDSRFRLVTARRNPNMVILFAGLLIGRPDWGIVAVAVWTMLSLVVHLVRLGQAMAAKARGRRIVSWLA, encoded by the coding sequence ATGGTTGCCAATCTCTCGACCCCACCGACCGTCGTCCCGGTCGGCGACAATCCCGTGCCGATCTGGGGCATGACCAATGCCGAACGGCTGCGGCGGATGGCCGTCGCGCGCAAGCTGCCGTTCGGAGAGGCTGCCGGCGGCGACGTGCTGCTCGCCAATCTCGCCTTCGCCTTCGATCCGTCGTGGCTGCCGCATCTGCTCGGCCTGCCGGGGACGGTGATGACCCGCGCCGGCGTGCCGGTGCTCGCCCATGTCGCCGCCGATCAGGCCGAGCGGGTGCGGGCGGCGATGCTGGCCGACCGGCCGCTCGCGGCGGAGGGGCTGGCGGTGATCGAGGCGGAGGACGAGAACGGTATCTTCAACGAGGCCTTGCGCAAGCGCGAACGGCCGTTCGCCGAGCGGCTGACCCCGGCCAGCGTCCCCGCGATCGAACGCGCGAGCTATACCGGCGCCTACAAGGGCGTGACCGACCTCCTCACCAAATATCTCTGGCCCGAATGGGCGTTATGGCTGACCCGGCTGTGCGCGCGCGCCGGCATCTCGCCCAATCAGGTGACCGCGATCGGTTCGGTGCTGTGCATCATCGCGACGGTCGCCTTCTGGTACGGCTGGTTCTGGAGCGGGCTGGCGATCGGCCTCGTCTTCATGGTGCTCGACACCGTCGACGGCAAACTGGCGCGCTGCACGATCACCTCGTCCGCGCTGGGCAACGCCTGGGACCATGGCGTCGACCTCGTCCATCCGCCCTTCTGGTGGTGGGCCTGGGCGACGGGGTGCGTCGCTTATGGCCGGCCGCTCGATCATGACACGTTCGTCGCGGTGATCGCGGCGATGCTGTTCGGCTATGTCGCGCAACGGCTGATCGAGGGCGCGTTCATCGCCAAATTCGGGATGCACATTCACGTCTGGGAACGGTTCGACAGCCGCTTCCGGCTCGTCACCGCGCGGCGCAACCCGAATATGGTGATCCTGTTCGCCGGGCTGCTGATCGGGCGGCCCGACTGGGGGATCGTCGCGGTGGCGGTGTGGACGATGCTGTCGCTCGTCGTCCACCTCGTCCGGCTGGGGCAGGCGATGGCGGCGAAGGCGCGCGGGCGGAGGATCGTGAGCTGGCTGGCGTGA
- a CDS encoding TIGR02300 family protein, whose protein sequence is MIKPEWGTKRTCPKCATRFYDLEKDDPVTCINCGTTWNPEPILKSKQPLPFEQAKPDTKEADRDLEGEDEDLEALGEEEEPSADDEVDLGGDDDLGVEAPNDEDEH, encoded by the coding sequence ATGATCAAGCCGGAATGGGGCACGAAGCGTACGTGCCCGAAATGCGCCACGCGCTTCTACGACCTCGAGAAGGACGACCCCGTCACCTGCATCAATTGCGGTACGACGTGGAATCCGGAGCCGATCCTGAAGTCCAAGCAGCCGCTGCCGTTCGAGCAGGCCAAGCCCGACACCAAGGAAGCCGATCGCGACCTGGAAGGCGAGGACGAGGATCTGGAAGCGCTGGGCGAAGAGGAAGAGCCCTCGGCCGATGACGAGGTCGATCTCGGCGGCGACGACGATCTGGGCGTGGAAGCGCCGAACGACGAAGACGAACATTGA
- the aroA gene encoding 3-phosphoshikimate 1-carboxyvinyltransferase — MAHSLPQELSVAPRGPLTGTLQVPGDKSISHRSLMFSALAVGTSHITGLLEGEDVLATAAALRAMGATIERTGDGAWRVDGVGVGGLLQPATALEMGNSGTSTRLLMGLVASHPITATFTGDASLSGRPMGRVIEPLSQMGADVTASPGGKLPLMLRGLCPAVPITYTLPVASAQVKSAVLLAGLNTPGITRVVEPVATRDHSERMLRGFGADITIEESDAGRIIAIRGEAELRPQTITVPGDPSSAAFWLVAASIVPGSDLVVRNVGLNVTRTGLVAALRLMGADITELDRREVGGEPVADLRVRHAPLTAIDVPPDLAPSMIDEYPVLFVAAAFAKGRTVARGAHELRVKESDRIAAMKAALEACGVPCEEYEDGLAITGTGGDAIPGGGRIASQLDHRIAMSMTVAGLHAARPVTIDDVAPVATSYPVFYKTLDEVSEEA; from the coding sequence ATGGCGCACTCCCTTCCCCAGGAACTGAGCGTGGCCCCGCGCGGGCCCCTCACCGGCACCCTCCAGGTCCCCGGCGACAAGTCGATCAGCCACCGCTCGCTGATGTTCTCGGCGCTGGCGGTCGGCACCAGCCACATCACCGGCCTGCTCGAGGGCGAGGACGTGCTCGCCACCGCCGCGGCGCTGCGCGCGATGGGCGCGACGATCGAGCGGACCGGCGACGGCGCGTGGCGCGTCGACGGCGTCGGCGTCGGCGGCCTGCTGCAACCCGCGACCGCGCTGGAGATGGGCAACAGCGGCACCTCGACGCGGCTGCTGATGGGCCTCGTCGCGAGCCATCCGATCACCGCCACCTTCACCGGCGACGCCTCGCTGTCGGGGCGGCCGATGGGCCGCGTCATCGAACCTTTGTCGCAGATGGGCGCCGACGTCACCGCCAGCCCCGGCGGCAAGCTGCCGCTGATGCTGCGCGGCCTGTGCCCGGCGGTGCCGATCACCTATACGCTCCCGGTCGCCTCGGCGCAGGTCAAGTCGGCGGTGCTGCTCGCCGGGCTCAACACGCCCGGGATCACCCGCGTCGTCGAGCCGGTCGCGACCCGCGACCACAGCGAGCGGATGCTGCGCGGCTTCGGCGCCGACATCACCATCGAAGAGAGCGACGCCGGCCGCATCATTGCGATCCGCGGCGAGGCCGAACTCAGGCCGCAGACGATCACCGTCCCCGGCGACCCCTCCTCCGCCGCCTTCTGGCTGGTCGCGGCGTCGATCGTCCCCGGGTCCGACCTCGTCGTCCGCAACGTCGGGCTCAACGTCACCCGCACCGGACTGGTCGCGGCGCTGCGGCTGATGGGCGCGGACATCACCGAACTCGACCGGCGTGAGGTCGGCGGCGAGCCGGTCGCCGACCTGCGCGTCCGCCACGCCCCCCTCACCGCGATCGACGTGCCGCCCGATCTCGCGCCGAGCATGATCGACGAATATCCGGTGCTGTTCGTCGCCGCCGCCTTCGCCAAGGGCCGCACCGTCGCGCGCGGCGCACACGAGCTGCGCGTCAAGGAATCCGACCGGATCGCCGCGATGAAGGCGGCGCTGGAGGCCTGCGGCGTCCCGTGCGAGGAATATGAGGACGGTCTCGCGATCACCGGCACCGGCGGCGACGCCATCCCGGGCGGCGGCCGCATCGCCTCGCAGCTCGATCACCGCATCGCGATGAGTATGACGGTCGCCGGCCTGCATGCGGCACGTCCCGTCACGATCGACGACGTCGCGCCGGTGGCGACCAGCTATCCCGTCTTCTATAAGACATTGGACGAAGTGTCGGAGGAAGCATGA
- the cmk gene encoding (d)CMP kinase produces MIIAVDGPAASGKGTIARALAQHYGLPHLDTGLLYRAVAFNVQRMELNPAREADAVAACDFDEALLDDPVLRTDDIGQLASIVSVHPLVRASLLQRQKRFARQPGGAVLDGRDIGTVIAPDADAKLFVKATPQIRAQRRHKELLGKGIDVTFVKVLMDIRARDTRDSARSTAPLSMAADAALLDTSQMTIEASIARAIAMVDARTATRAHQQPSAGASPA; encoded by the coding sequence ATGATCATCGCAGTGGACGGCCCAGCAGCGTCGGGCAAAGGCACCATCGCCAGGGCGCTCGCGCAGCATTACGGCCTCCCGCATCTCGACACCGGACTGCTCTATCGTGCCGTGGCGTTCAACGTGCAGCGGATGGAGCTCAACCCCGCCAGGGAAGCCGATGCGGTCGCCGCCTGCGATTTCGACGAGGCGCTGCTCGACGATCCCGTGCTGCGCACCGACGACATCGGCCAGCTCGCCTCGATCGTCTCGGTCCACCCGCTGGTGCGCGCCTCGCTGCTGCAGCGCCAGAAGCGCTTCGCCCGCCAGCCCGGCGGCGCGGTGCTCGACGGTCGCGACATCGGCACGGTGATCGCGCCCGACGCCGACGCCAAATTGTTCGTCAAGGCGACCCCGCAGATCCGCGCGCAACGCCGCCACAAGGAATTGCTCGGCAAGGGCATCGACGTCACCTTCGTCAAGGTGCTGATGGACATCCGCGCCCGCGACACGCGCGACAGCGCCCGCTCCACCGCGCCGCTCAGCATGGCCGCCGACGCCGCTTTGCTCGACACCAGCCAGATGACGATCGAGGCGAGCATCGCCCGCGCGATCGCCATGGTCGACGCCCGCACCGCCACCCGCGCCCACCAGCAGCCGAGCGCCGGCGCCAGCCCGGCCTGA